One window of Cryobacterium arcticum genomic DNA carries:
- a CDS encoding LacI family DNA-binding transcriptional regulator, which produces MDSGRTPGTRRARLSDVAAAAGVSPTTVSHALSGARTVNAATRERILSVAHDLGYVPDRVASGLRRRRTGVVGLVGDNIAATPFAGRIIEGARQAGLDRDVLLMVGESGGDPQIESDLIALFLAQRVDGLLIARMYHQRVPRPAVPDDLPVVLVDAAPEMGWQVDAVVPNEAQIAAVACERLTRAGHRDIAYVGTTDESRAAHGRLLGVRSALGDAGIPLGDHRVAFCSSDAAGGRQAGGELLDQDAPPTAIICFNDQIAMGVMQAAARRGIPVPEGVSVMGIDDLHPVADALDPGLTTVALPHTEMGARAMTRLIERIEGTRPGADHSVQQLTGWLVERGSVAAPPAS; this is translated from the coding sequence ATGGACAGTGGCCGAACGCCGGGAACCCGACGCGCGCGCTTGAGCGACGTCGCTGCGGCCGCCGGCGTCTCCCCCACCACGGTGTCGCACGCGCTCAGCGGTGCCCGCACGGTGAATGCCGCGACCCGGGAGCGGATCCTGTCGGTCGCGCACGACCTCGGCTACGTGCCCGATCGGGTGGCCAGCGGGCTGCGGCGGCGTCGCACGGGCGTGGTCGGCCTCGTCGGCGACAACATCGCGGCGACACCATTCGCCGGGCGCATCATCGAGGGCGCCCGCCAGGCCGGGCTCGACCGAGATGTCCTACTCATGGTCGGTGAGAGCGGCGGCGACCCCCAGATCGAAAGCGACCTCATCGCCCTCTTCCTCGCTCAACGGGTCGACGGTCTTCTCATCGCCCGCATGTACCACCAGCGGGTTCCCCGCCCGGCGGTGCCGGACGACCTGCCGGTCGTTCTGGTTGACGCCGCCCCGGAGATGGGCTGGCAGGTGGACGCGGTCGTGCCCAACGAAGCCCAGATCGCCGCCGTCGCGTGCGAGCGGCTCACCCGGGCCGGACACCGCGACATCGCGTACGTGGGCACCACGGACGAGAGTCGGGCGGCGCACGGCCGCCTGCTCGGCGTGCGCTCGGCGCTCGGTGATGCCGGCATTCCGCTGGGCGATCACCGCGTCGCCTTCTGCTCGTCGGACGCCGCCGGCGGACGACAGGCTGGCGGTGAACTCCTCGACCAGGACGCACCTCCCACGGCGATCATTTGTTTCAACGACCAGATCGCCATGGGCGTGATGCAGGCCGCGGCCCGGCGCGGCATCCCCGTTCCGGAGGGGGTGTCGGTGATGGGCATCGACGACCTGCATCCGGTGGCCGACGCTCTCGACCCCGGCCTCACCACCGTGGCGCTGCCGCATACCGAGATGGGCGCACGGGCGATGACCCGCCTCATCGAACGTATCGAGGGCACCCGGCCGGGCGCCGATCACAGCGTGCAGCAACTGACCGGGTGGCTCGTCGAGCGCGGCTCAGTCGCGGCGCCGCCCGCCTCCTAG
- a CDS encoding DUF808 domain-containing protein, with the protein MSVGLLAVVDDILTAALKASAKTAGVVIDDAAVTPQYVQGLTPARELHVVGRIALGSLFNKFIIIIPLALLLSAFAPGVLPFLLILGGGYLCFEGAEKVTEWFGVHHAAAETDSRDEKKLVFGAIRTDLILSTEIMLIALASLDPDFGIWMTLGALLVIGLGMTVLVYGAVALLVKIDDIGLSMMKNSARQVRRSGARIVAAMPAVFKVISVIGTVAMLWVGGHLVITNLAETFWHGPYDLLHSVTHAVEAAGPVVVWLADTAMSAVFGLILGMLVVGIVLGVSRLLRRNQPESVAH; encoded by the coding sequence ATGTCGGTCGGCCTGCTCGCCGTTGTCGATGACATTCTGACCGCCGCCCTCAAGGCCAGTGCGAAGACGGCCGGAGTCGTCATCGACGACGCGGCCGTCACCCCGCAGTACGTGCAGGGCTTGACGCCGGCGCGTGAGCTGCACGTCGTGGGGCGCATCGCCCTGGGCAGCCTATTCAACAAGTTCATCATCATCATCCCGCTCGCCCTCCTACTCTCCGCGTTCGCCCCCGGGGTGCTGCCATTCCTGTTGATCCTCGGCGGCGGCTACCTCTGCTTCGAGGGGGCGGAGAAGGTGACCGAGTGGTTCGGTGTGCACCACGCCGCGGCCGAGACCGACTCACGGGACGAGAAGAAGCTGGTGTTCGGCGCCATCCGCACCGACCTCATCCTGAGCACCGAGATCATGCTCATCGCCTTGGCGAGCCTCGATCCCGACTTCGGCATCTGGATGACGCTCGGCGCCCTGCTGGTCATCGGACTGGGCATGACCGTGCTCGTTTACGGCGCGGTCGCCCTGCTGGTGAAGATCGACGACATCGGCCTGTCGATGATGAAGAACTCCGCACGCCAGGTGCGCCGCAGCGGTGCGCGAATCGTGGCCGCCATGCCCGCGGTGTTCAAGGTCATCAGTGTCATCGGCACGGTCGCCATGTTGTGGGTGGGCGGTCATCTCGTGATCACGAACCTCGCTGAGACGTTCTGGCACGGACCCTACGATCTGCTGCACAGCGTGACCCACGCGGTGGAGGCCGCCGGCCCTGTCGTGGTCTGGCTCGCCGACACTGCAATGTCTGCGGTGTTCGGGCTCATCCTGGGCATGCTCGTGGTCGGGATCGTTCTCGGCGTCTCGCGGCTGCTCAGGCGAAACCAGCCGGAGAGCGTCGCGCACTAG
- a CDS encoding glyoxalase — MTAPQLYVTFPGTAREALVFYADVFGGDLQLHTYGEFCRTDGPPDSIAHGVLSGPVGLAGSDAAEGEAGVRMEGVRLSLLGAADPAVLHEWFDKLAVGGSVVDPLAPKPWGASDGQVVDRHGLLWLIGYES, encoded by the coding sequence ATGACAGCGCCGCAGCTCTACGTGACCTTTCCCGGCACCGCGCGTGAGGCGTTGGTCTTCTACGCGGACGTGTTCGGCGGAGATCTCCAGCTGCACACCTATGGAGAGTTCTGCCGGACCGACGGCCCGCCGGATTCGATCGCCCACGGAGTGCTGAGCGGCCCGGTGGGGCTTGCCGGATCGGACGCGGCAGAGGGGGAGGCGGGCGTTCGGATGGAAGGAGTCAGACTCTCGCTATTGGGGGCAGCCGACCCGGCCGTTCTGCACGAGTGGTTCGACAAACTCGCGGTTGGCGGATCCGTCGTCGATCCCCTCGCACCGAAACCCTGGGGTGCCTCCGATGGCCAGGTCGTCGACCGCCACGGGTTGCTTTGGTTGATCGGATACGAATCGTGA
- a CDS encoding VOC family protein: protein MSLKWEEVVVDSRDPRTLGLWWRDALGWALLHESDDELEIAPAEGAHPTVLFVAVPDEKTVKNRLHLDFVPDDQAAEVDRLVAMGARRAEIGQDDVSWVVLTDPEGNEFCVLSARPGSPD from the coding sequence ATGTCGCTGAAGTGGGAAGAAGTCGTCGTAGACAGCCGTGACCCTCGAACGCTCGGGTTGTGGTGGCGGGATGCCCTGGGCTGGGCCCTGCTGCATGAGAGCGACGACGAGCTGGAGATCGCACCCGCGGAGGGGGCGCATCCGACCGTGTTGTTCGTCGCCGTACCCGACGAGAAGACCGTGAAGAACCGGCTGCACCTCGACTTCGTGCCCGACGATCAGGCCGCTGAGGTGGACCGCTTGGTCGCAATGGGCGCCAGGCGAGCGGAGATCGGCCAGGACGACGTGTCCTGGGTGGTGCTCACCGACCCCGAGGGCAACGAGTTCTGCGTGCTCTCGGCCCGGCCCGGCTCGCCGGACTAA
- a CDS encoding methyltransferase family protein, protein MGWGRTYFAGQAIAGALWWVAVFASPAVREMTLGALNPVAVAVLDIPLFVVASALAAAGVRGAAIVSTGWTVLVAVSLAGYATVTAEAGWGVVAMVAASAGSIVALCLVLLGRIPTEWLLRGPFAFRPANARPSHAAHLAATFGQIAVFWALFLAVIPFVAASLEQRWAIALPFPAVAGAIGGVVLVAASLLGIWSALVMSTLGNGTPLPAAMPTTLVIAGPYRWVRNPMAVASIVQGVAVGLILSSWVVVVYAIIGAVLWNYAIRPHEEADLERRFGADFRRYRESVRCWIPRLPVAASLT, encoded by the coding sequence ATGGGGTGGGGACGCACGTATTTCGCCGGACAAGCGATCGCCGGAGCGCTCTGGTGGGTGGCGGTCTTCGCCTCCCCCGCCGTGCGCGAGATGACGCTCGGGGCCCTCAACCCCGTTGCCGTCGCCGTCCTCGACATCCCCCTCTTCGTCGTGGCGTCGGCGCTGGCCGCGGCGGGCGTGCGCGGGGCCGCGATTGTGAGCACCGGCTGGACCGTCCTGGTCGCCGTCAGCCTGGCCGGATACGCCACCGTCACCGCGGAGGCCGGCTGGGGTGTCGTCGCCATGGTGGCCGCGAGCGCGGGATCGATCGTCGCGCTCTGCCTCGTGTTGCTCGGCCGGATCCCCACGGAATGGCTTCTCCGCGGTCCGTTCGCTTTTCGCCCGGCGAACGCTCGGCCGTCCCATGCCGCCCACCTGGCCGCCACCTTCGGTCAGATCGCCGTCTTCTGGGCGCTCTTCCTCGCCGTGATTCCGTTTGTCGCTGCGTCCCTCGAGCAGCGCTGGGCGATCGCGCTGCCGTTCCCGGCCGTCGCCGGCGCCATCGGCGGTGTCGTGCTCGTGGCCGCGAGCCTGCTGGGGATCTGGTCGGCACTGGTCATGTCGACGCTCGGCAACGGCACCCCGTTGCCCGCGGCGATGCCCACCACCCTTGTGATCGCCGGCCCGTACCGGTGGGTGCGCAACCCGATGGCCGTCGCCAGCATCGTGCAGGGGGTGGCCGTCGGCCTGATCCTGTCGTCCTGGGTGGTCGTCGTCTACGCAATCATCGGTGCGGTGCTCTGGAACTACGCCATCCGGCCACACGAAGAGGCCGACCTCGAGCGCCGGTTCGGCGCCGACTTCCGGCGTTACCGGGAGTCGGTGCGGTGCTGGATCCCACGCCTGCCGGTCGCGGCGTCCCTGACTTAG
- a CDS encoding LysE family transporter, translating into MQFSLWVALVGAGTLISFTPGAGAINTMSNALNAGFRRSIWGILGQQAALLIHIVIVALGVGLLVASSPLAFNVIRYAGAAYLVYLGIRQFLATPDLDAEQVRALSHEPRWSMFRRGLWVNMLNPKAIVFFLAFLPQFIRVDRPLPAQYLIVAGTVVVIDILVMWFFFAGTARSFQRFTRDARGQQALNRVFGVLFVAVGVLLAVIH; encoded by the coding sequence ATGCAGTTTTCCCTCTGGGTGGCCCTGGTCGGCGCGGGCACCCTGATCAGTTTCACGCCGGGCGCCGGGGCCATCAACACCATGAGCAACGCCCTCAATGCCGGGTTCCGCCGGTCCATTTGGGGCATCCTCGGCCAGCAGGCCGCGTTGCTCATCCACATCGTGATCGTGGCACTGGGGGTCGGCCTGCTCGTGGCCAGTTCGCCGCTCGCGTTCAACGTCATCCGCTACGCGGGCGCCGCCTACCTCGTCTATCTGGGCATCCGGCAGTTCCTGGCCACACCCGACCTCGACGCCGAGCAGGTCCGGGCCCTGAGCCATGAGCCGCGCTGGTCGATGTTCCGGCGCGGGCTGTGGGTGAACATGCTCAACCCCAAGGCCATCGTGTTCTTCCTCGCGTTCCTGCCCCAGTTCATCCGCGTCGACCGCCCCCTGCCGGCGCAGTACCTGATCGTGGCCGGCACGGTCGTGGTGATCGACATTCTCGTGATGTGGTTCTTCTTCGCCGGCACAGCGCGCTCGTTCCAGCGCTTCACCCGCGACGCCCGAGGCCAACAGGCGCTGAACCGTGTCTTCGGGGTGCTCTTCGTGGCCGTCGGCGTGCTGCTCGCGGTCATCCACTGA
- a CDS encoding PadR family transcriptional regulator encodes MGTSFPSSGFGAGMNADGMWQAMEQLRSKFEKRVGTRMGRGDVREAVLSLLAEQPMHGYQIIHEIEERSGGTWKPSAGSVYPTLQLLADEGLISAEESNGRKTYSLTDAGREEVAGSAGSTPWAPEGATEDAKFTALPKAGIELAQAAAQVGRTGSPEQIKQAVAAIDEARRRIYSILAQD; translated from the coding sequence ATGGGCACTTCCTTTCCCAGCAGTGGGTTCGGCGCCGGCATGAACGCCGATGGCATGTGGCAGGCGATGGAGCAGTTGCGCTCCAAGTTCGAGAAGCGCGTCGGCACCCGCATGGGCCGCGGCGACGTGCGCGAAGCGGTGCTGAGCCTGCTCGCCGAGCAGCCGATGCACGGCTACCAGATCATCCACGAGATCGAGGAGCGCAGCGGCGGAACCTGGAAGCCCAGCGCCGGCTCCGTCTACCCGACCCTGCAGCTGCTGGCTGACGAGGGGCTCATCAGCGCCGAGGAGTCCAACGGTCGCAAGACCTACTCCCTCACAGACGCGGGCCGCGAGGAGGTCGCCGGTTCGGCCGGATCGACGCCGTGGGCGCCGGAGGGCGCGACCGAGGACGCCAAGTTCACCGCCCTGCCCAAGGCCGGCATCGAGCTGGCCCAGGCCGCCGCGCAGGTGGGCCGCACCGGGTCGCCGGAGCAGATCAAGCAGGCCGTGGCCGCTATCGACGAAGCACGTCGGCGGATTTACTCGATCCTCGCCCAGGACTGA
- a CDS encoding ABC1 kinase family protein: MPSVRRDSPSVNPGAGDTRARYRRILRFAGWNLAVTWFYELLLPRIGLAKVAERTRAKRMTRFAQRFHVLAVDLGGLMIKVGQFLSSRLDVLPPEITSELEGLQDEVPPVPFAAIRVLAEAELGMTLERAFSWVDETPVAAASLGQAHRATLAPLDAADTGLHGVVIKVQRPGIDTIVDVDLAALRKVGGWLSHVRLVSDRVDAPALVEEFAQTSLEEIDYLHEAASSVRFAEEFAGDDRVSVPDVVWERSTRRVLTLEDVTAIKITDTDALALAGIDPNDVAPVFAAVMFDQLFSSGFFHADPHPGNIFVTPVPDDPSGRGWKLTFIDFGMMGEVPPTTRAGLRKMLIAAASRDGSGMVNAARDLGVLLPSAETTELEKAMKQLFARFGGMGFAELREVDPREFRDFAIQFGDVVRALPFQLPENFLLIIRAMSLTSGVCSSLNPAFNLWDSVEPYASQLIRDEGGNVVQDFGKQALENAGIAWRLPKRLDGLVTRFEDGTVAVSSPGLERRVVRLERTVTRAVSALLFGALLIAGAVLRADDAVLGAVLMIGSVLPLLHALFSGRVGR, from the coding sequence GTGCCATCGGTTCGTCGGGATTCACCGAGCGTGAATCCCGGCGCGGGGGACACCCGGGCCCGGTACCGTCGCATCCTGCGCTTCGCCGGCTGGAATCTGGCTGTCACCTGGTTCTACGAGTTGCTGCTGCCCCGCATCGGGCTGGCGAAGGTCGCCGAGCGCACCCGGGCGAAACGGATGACCCGCTTCGCTCAGCGTTTCCACGTGCTCGCGGTGGACCTGGGCGGGCTGATGATCAAGGTCGGCCAGTTCCTGTCGTCGCGCCTGGACGTGCTGCCGCCGGAGATCACCTCCGAGCTCGAGGGGCTGCAGGACGAGGTACCGCCGGTGCCGTTCGCGGCGATCCGGGTTCTCGCCGAGGCCGAGCTGGGCATGACGCTGGAGCGGGCGTTCTCCTGGGTGGATGAGACCCCGGTGGCCGCGGCATCCCTCGGCCAAGCGCATCGCGCCACGCTCGCACCGCTCGACGCCGCCGACACCGGCCTGCATGGCGTGGTGATCAAGGTGCAGAGGCCCGGCATCGACACGATCGTCGACGTGGACCTGGCGGCGCTGCGCAAGGTGGGCGGCTGGCTCAGCCACGTGCGGCTCGTGTCCGACCGGGTGGATGCGCCCGCCCTGGTGGAGGAGTTCGCCCAGACCAGCCTCGAGGAGATCGACTACCTGCACGAGGCGGCCAGCTCGGTGCGCTTTGCGGAGGAATTTGCGGGCGACGACCGGGTGAGTGTGCCCGACGTGGTCTGGGAACGGTCCACCCGGCGGGTGCTCACCCTCGAGGACGTGACAGCGATCAAGATCACCGACACCGATGCGCTCGCGCTCGCCGGGATCGACCCGAACGACGTGGCCCCGGTCTTCGCCGCGGTGATGTTCGACCAGCTGTTCAGCAGCGGCTTCTTCCACGCCGACCCGCACCCGGGCAACATCTTCGTCACCCCGGTGCCGGATGACCCGAGCGGTCGCGGGTGGAAACTCACCTTCATCGACTTCGGCATGATGGGGGAGGTGCCGCCGACCACCCGGGCGGGCCTGCGGAAGATGCTCATCGCCGCCGCCTCGCGCGACGGCAGCGGCATGGTCAATGCCGCCCGCGACCTGGGCGTGTTGCTGCCCTCGGCGGAGACGACCGAGCTGGAGAAGGCGATGAAACAGCTCTTCGCCCGGTTCGGTGGCATGGGCTTCGCGGAGCTGCGCGAGGTGGACCCGCGGGAGTTCCGCGACTTCGCGATCCAGTTCGGTGACGTCGTGCGGGCTTTGCCGTTCCAGCTGCCCGAGAACTTCCTGCTCATCATCCGCGCCATGTCGCTCACCTCCGGGGTGTGCAGCTCGCTCAACCCCGCGTTCAACCTCTGGGACTCGGTGGAGCCCTACGCGTCGCAGTTGATCCGCGACGAGGGTGGCAACGTGGTGCAGGACTTCGGCAAGCAGGCCCTGGAGAACGCCGGGATCGCCTGGCGACTGCCCAAACGGCTGGACGGCCTCGTCACCCGGTTCGAAGACGGCACCGTGGCGGTGTCGAGTCCGGGCCTGGAGCGGCGCGTCGTCCGGCTCGAACGCACCGTGACGCGGGCGGTCTCGGCGCTGCTGTTCGGGGCGCTGCTCATCGCCGGGGCGGTTCTCCGCGCCGACGACGCCGTGCTCGGCGCCGTGCTGATGATCGGGTCGGTCCTGCCCCTGTTGCACGCCCTCTTCTCGGGGCGCGTCGGTCGCTGA
- a CDS encoding DNA alkylation repair protein, with translation MAQVTAGTTTDDVLGEVLAELAQLDDPKVRAVNANHGDDHGVNLTRLRGVAKRLKTQPELARDLWATGDTAARLLAVLICRPKAFEQGELDGMLRDAGTPKVQDWLVNYVVKKNPHVEALRVLWFDDGDPVVASAGWALTTDRVAKTPDGLDLPGLLDRIEAEMKDAPDRLQWAMNHCLAQIGIEHAEYRARALAIGERLQVLKDYPTPPGCTSPYAPIWITEMVSRQQPQ, from the coding sequence ATGGCTCAGGTGACTGCCGGCACGACCACCGACGACGTGCTGGGTGAGGTGCTGGCCGAGTTGGCGCAGCTTGACGACCCGAAGGTCCGTGCGGTGAACGCCAATCACGGCGACGACCACGGCGTGAATCTCACCCGGTTGCGCGGGGTCGCCAAGCGCCTCAAGACCCAACCGGAGCTGGCCCGCGACCTGTGGGCGACCGGCGACACCGCCGCGCGACTGCTGGCGGTGCTCATCTGCCGGCCGAAGGCGTTCGAGCAGGGCGAGCTGGACGGCATGCTGCGCGACGCGGGAACGCCCAAGGTGCAGGACTGGCTGGTCAACTACGTCGTGAAGAAGAACCCGCACGTGGAAGCCCTGCGGGTGCTCTGGTTCGACGACGGCGACCCGGTGGTCGCGAGCGCCGGCTGGGCCCTCACCACGGACCGGGTGGCGAAGACTCCCGACGGCCTCGACCTGCCCGGGCTACTCGACCGCATCGAGGCCGAGATGAAGGATGCCCCGGACCGCCTGCAATGGGCGATGAACCACTGCCTGGCCCAGATCGGCATCGAACACGCTGAGTATCGTGCCCGGGCCCTGGCCATCGGCGAACGCCTGCAGGTGCTCAAGGACTACCCGACTCCCCCGGGCTGCACCTCGCCGTACGCACCGATCTGGATCACCGAGATGGTGAGCCGGCAGCAGCCCCAGTAG
- a CDS encoding ammonium transporter, whose protein sequence is MDQGNTAFLLICAALVLLMTPGLAFFYGGLVKAKSVISMMMLSFGAMGLIGVLWVLYGYAIAFPGSEGLIFPWSIDSSALGLSSLVEVPEGAAYPPLAFVAFQATFAIITVALVSGAIADRAKFGSWMIFATIWATVVYFPVASWVFNFGLADDGSFAYGGWITYGMQEWFGVGAIDFAGGTAVHINAGAAALALALVLGKRVGFQKGVSVPHNPPFVLLGAGLLWFGWFGFNAGSELAADGTAALAFVNTIAAPAAALLAWLVVEKIKDGKPTSVGAASGAVAGLVAITPACASLQPIWAILLGLLAGAVCALAIELKFKLGFDDSLDVVGIHLVGGLLGTLYLGFFANGTGLFVGGDGTQLLVQAIAAFSVLIYSFVLAYVIGFAIEKTVGFRVKNEDEIAGIDTVVHGEEGYVLADRQA, encoded by the coding sequence ATGGATCAAGGTAATACAGCTTTCCTCCTCATATGTGCTGCTCTCGTCTTGCTCATGACGCCGGGACTCGCGTTCTTCTACGGCGGACTCGTCAAAGCCAAGAGCGTCATCAGCATGATGATGCTGAGCTTCGGCGCGATGGGTCTCATCGGAGTGCTCTGGGTGCTGTACGGCTACGCGATCGCATTCCCGGGGTCTGAAGGACTCATCTTCCCCTGGTCGATCGACTCGTCGGCGCTGGGCCTGTCCAGCCTGGTCGAGGTGCCAGAGGGCGCCGCCTACCCGCCGCTCGCGTTCGTCGCCTTCCAGGCCACCTTCGCCATCATCACGGTGGCCCTGGTCTCCGGTGCGATCGCCGACCGGGCCAAGTTCGGCTCCTGGATGATCTTCGCCACCATCTGGGCGACCGTCGTCTACTTCCCCGTGGCCAGCTGGGTGTTCAACTTCGGCCTCGCCGACGACGGCAGCTTCGCTTACGGCGGCTGGATCACCTACGGCATGCAGGAGTGGTTCGGCGTCGGCGCGATCGACTTCGCCGGTGGAACCGCCGTGCACATCAACGCCGGTGCGGCCGCCCTGGCCCTGGCCCTGGTCCTCGGCAAACGAGTCGGCTTCCAGAAGGGCGTCAGCGTTCCGCACAACCCGCCGTTCGTGCTGCTCGGCGCCGGCCTGCTCTGGTTCGGCTGGTTCGGCTTCAACGCCGGCTCCGAGCTCGCCGCCGACGGCACCGCCGCGCTGGCCTTCGTCAACACGATCGCCGCCCCGGCCGCCGCCCTGCTTGCCTGGCTCGTTGTGGAGAAGATCAAGGACGGCAAGCCGACCTCCGTCGGTGCCGCCTCCGGTGCCGTCGCCGGCCTCGTCGCGATCACCCCGGCCTGCGCCTCGCTGCAGCCGATCTGGGCCATCCTGCTCGGCCTTCTCGCCGGCGCCGTCTGCGCCCTGGCGATCGAGCTGAAGTTCAAGCTCGGCTTCGACGACTCGCTCGACGTCGTGGGCATTCACCTCGTCGGCGGTTTGCTCGGAACCCTGTACCTGGGCTTCTTCGCCAACGGCACCGGCCTCTTCGTCGGCGGTGACGGTACCCAGCTGCTGGTGCAGGCCATCGCCGCGTTCTCCGTGCTGATCTACTCCTTCGTGCTCGCCTACGTCATCGGCTTCGCGATCGAGAAGACCGTCGGCTTCCGCGTCAAGAACGAAGACGAGATCGCCGGCATCGACACCGTCGTGCACGGCGAAGAGGGCTACGTCCTCGCCGACCGTCAGGCCTGA
- a CDS encoding helix-turn-helix transcriptional regulator: MDQPALAAFLRTRRAGLRPEDVGLSTGARRLVPGLRREEVAALAGMSADYYVRMEQARSPQPSEQMLSALARAIRLSSDERDYLYRLAGHNVPARTPQDNHVSPALLRVFDRLEHTPALILSSLGETLAQNRLGAALLGDHSRHTGLARSSVYRWFTEPAEREIYPVADRHRQGRAQTSSLRVALGAAGPRSRAGVLVRELHKVSPEFTEIWELHEVATRFEDHKTLIHAELGPIDLDCQALFTEDQGQALLILTAAPRSEAAEKLELLAVLGQQTFSPAHDSR; encoded by the coding sequence ATGGATCAACCAGCCCTCGCCGCGTTTCTCCGCACCCGCCGCGCCGGGCTGCGCCCCGAAGACGTGGGGCTCTCCACCGGAGCACGACGGCTGGTACCGGGGTTGCGCCGCGAAGAGGTCGCCGCACTGGCCGGGATGTCCGCGGACTACTACGTGCGGATGGAGCAGGCGCGCAGCCCACAACCCTCCGAGCAGATGCTGTCAGCGCTGGCCCGGGCCATCCGGCTCAGCAGCGACGAGCGCGACTACCTGTACCGGCTGGCCGGGCACAATGTGCCCGCGCGCACCCCGCAGGACAACCACGTCTCCCCCGCGCTGCTGCGGGTGTTCGACCGGCTCGAGCACACCCCGGCCCTCATCCTCTCCAGCCTGGGCGAGACCCTGGCGCAGAACCGGCTGGGTGCGGCGCTGCTCGGCGATCACTCCCGGCACACCGGGCTGGCCCGGAGCAGCGTCTACCGCTGGTTCACGGAGCCCGCCGAGCGGGAGATCTATCCGGTTGCCGACCGGCACCGGCAGGGCAGGGCCCAGACGTCCAGTCTCCGGGTGGCGCTGGGAGCCGCCGGGCCGCGCTCCCGCGCCGGCGTGTTGGTGCGGGAACTGCACAAGGTGAGCCCCGAGTTCACCGAGATTTGGGAGCTGCACGAGGTCGCGACCCGGTTCGAGGATCACAAGACCCTGATTCACGCCGAGTTGGGCCCGATCGACCTGGATTGCCAGGCCCTGTTCACCGAGGACCAGGGGCAGGCCCTGCTCATCCTCACGGCGGCTCCGCGCAGCGAGGCGGCAGAGAAACTGGAGCTCCTGGCTGTGCTCGGTCAGCAGACGTTCAGCCCGGCGCACGACTCCCGCTGA
- a CDS encoding SDR family oxidoreductase has protein sequence MNITGNTIFIPGATSGIGLALALRLQAAGNTVVIGGRRTDVLERLAAEHGLASVSIDTTDPASVLAARDQVLAQHPDLNVLVAMAGVMNAEDVRGGTFLAEAERIVDTNINGPLRLIAAFIDHLQTRPHATLMTVSSGLAHTPLAYTPTYNGTKAFIHRYSESVRLQLAGTSVQVIELVPPAVQTELMAGNSANAHFMPLDAFADEVMGLLESQPDAREILVDTVKFLRFAEVEGRYPAAVAALNSAA, from the coding sequence ATGAACATCACCGGAAACACCATCTTCATTCCCGGCGCCACGTCGGGCATCGGACTCGCCCTAGCCCTGCGCTTGCAGGCGGCCGGCAACACCGTCGTGATCGGCGGCCGCCGCACCGACGTGCTGGAGCGCCTCGCCGCCGAGCACGGACTCGCCAGTGTCAGCATCGACACCACCGACCCGGCCTCGGTGCTCGCCGCCCGCGACCAGGTGCTGGCCCAGCATCCCGACCTGAACGTGCTCGTGGCCATGGCCGGGGTAATGAACGCTGAAGACGTGCGGGGCGGGACCTTCTTGGCGGAGGCCGAGCGCATCGTCGACACCAACATCAATGGACCGTTGCGTTTGATCGCGGCCTTCATCGACCACCTGCAAACCCGGCCGCACGCCACCCTGATGACGGTCTCCTCGGGTCTCGCCCACACGCCGCTCGCGTACACCCCCACGTACAACGGGACGAAGGCCTTCATCCACCGGTACAGCGAGTCCGTCCGTCTGCAACTCGCGGGCACCTCGGTGCAGGTCATCGAGCTGGTGCCGCCGGCGGTACAGACCGAACTCATGGCCGGCAACTCGGCGAACGCCCACTTCATGCCTCTCGACGCCTTCGCCGACGAGGTCATGGGCTTGCTGGAGTCCCAGCCGGATGCGCGGGAGATCCTGGTCGACACCGTGAAGTTCCTCCGCTTCGCCGAGGTGGAGGGGCGTTACCCGGCCGCCGTCGCCGCGCTCAACTCGGCCGCGTAG